One region of uncultured Sulfurimonas sp. genomic DNA includes:
- a CDS encoding FtsW/RodA/SpoVE family cell cycle protein yields the protein MADRKLFTLVSIMILISIVLTYSLSAYITLLFGVNEFHFAIRQALFGFIGIIIMWSLAQLNPDEWLNPIGFSLFIGSTIMMISMPFLPEFLVSAVGGAKRWIKIFGFSLAPVEFFKVGFVYFLSWSFSRKLGHHADMGIGAEFKRFMPYALVFVGAMFMIAFIQNDLGQVVVLGMTLLFMLMFAGSSFRFFLSLLSISLLFFVFFIMTAEHRIMRIKSWWALAQNSVLELFPASIAQKLRVPTEIEPYQIGHSLNAIHNGGIFGTGLASGTFKLGFLSEVHTDFVLAGLAEEFGFVGVLVVVVLFLWILQRIFKIANRSNDRSLYLFSLGVGLLLAFAFLINAYGISGITPIKGISVPFLSYGGSAIIATSIAIGMVLMASKKAKMQEK from the coding sequence ATGGCAGATAGAAAACTCTTTACTTTAGTGAGCATAATGATTTTGATTAGTATCGTACTAACTTACTCTTTATCAGCTTACATAACTCTACTTTTTGGGGTAAATGAGTTTCATTTTGCTATTAGACAGGCTCTTTTTGGTTTTATAGGTATTATTATTATGTGGTCTTTAGCACAATTGAATCCAGATGAGTGGTTAAATCCAATAGGCTTTTCACTCTTTATAGGTTCAACTATTATGATGATATCTATGCCTTTTTTACCTGAGTTTTTAGTCTCAGCAGTTGGTGGTGCAAAAAGATGGATAAAAATATTTGGTTTTTCTTTAGCTCCTGTTGAGTTTTTTAAAGTAGGTTTTGTCTACTTTTTGTCTTGGAGTTTTTCAAGAAAACTTGGTCATCATGCAGATATGGGAATAGGTGCGGAGTTTAAGCGTTTTATGCCTTATGCTCTTGTTTTTGTTGGTGCTATGTTTATGATAGCATTTATTCAAAATGATTTAGGACAGGTCGTAGTTCTTGGTATGACTCTTCTTTTTATGCTTATGTTTGCAGGAAGTAGTTTTAGATTTTTTCTCTCTTTGTTGTCTATCTCTTTATTGTTTTTTGTCTTTTTTATTATGACAGCAGAACATAGAATCATGCGTATAAAATCATGGTGGGCATTAGCACAAAATAGCGTACTTGAACTTTTTCCTGCATCTATAGCTCAAAAACTTAGAGTTCCAACAGAGATAGAACCTTATCAGATAGGACACTCTTTAAATGCCATTCATAATGGTGGCATCTTTGGTACCGGTTTAGCGAGTGGAACTTTTAAACTTGGTTTTTTAAGTGAAGTTCATACAGACTTTGTTTTAGCTGGATTGGCTGAAGAGTTTGGATTTGTTGGAGTTTTAGTTGTAGTAGTTTTGTTTTTATGGATACTACAAAGAATTTTTAAAATAGCAAATCGCTCAAACGATAGAAGTCTGTATCTTTTTTCATTAGGCGTAGGACTTCTCTTAGCGTTTGCATTTTTGATAAACGCTTATGGTATAAGTGGGATTACTCCTATTAAAGGTATATCTGTTCCTTTTTTAAGTTATGGTGGTTCTGCAATAATTGCCACATCTATAGCCATTGGCATGGTTCTCATGGCTTCAAAAAAAGCAAAAATGCAAGAAAAATAA
- the fliR gene encoding flagellar biosynthetic protein FliR: protein MLSWAEIFSDTYIIGFVLLFFRFAALFLAAPIFSHSNIPTTIKTSMAFFFTIVFYSSMPPLQIEINIATITLAILSELLFGLAIGVVLLLAYNVITFAGGQISFMMGFSMASAIDPQSGVSMPIISQFLSLMGLMILLAIDMHHWLLMFIDSSLSAIPLGGFLMSEDFFNYIIKAASNMFVVGFMIAFPIIALTFLQDIIFGMLMKTMPQFNLLVIGFPIKIMVAFMVLIATFSATMLILKMQMQEAFNYLEMFF, encoded by the coding sequence GTGTTGTCTTGGGCAGAAATATTTAGTGATACTTATATAATAGGTTTTGTACTTCTATTTTTTCGTTTTGCAGCACTTTTTTTAGCAGCTCCAATATTTTCTCATAGCAATATTCCAACTACTATAAAAACTTCTATGGCATTTTTTTTTACGATAGTATTTTACTCTTCAATGCCACCATTGCAAATAGAGATAAATATAGCCACAATAACTCTTGCAATACTTAGTGAGTTATTATTTGGTTTGGCTATAGGTGTAGTTTTACTTTTAGCTTACAATGTTATTACTTTTGCAGGTGGTCAAATTTCATTTATGATGGGATTTTCAATGGCTAGTGCTATTGATCCGCAAAGTGGTGTATCGATGCCTATTATTTCACAGTTTTTATCTCTTATGGGATTAATGATTCTTTTGGCAATAGATATGCATCATTGGCTTCTTATGTTTATAGATAGTTCACTTAGTGCTATTCCATTGGGTGGATTTTTAATGAGTGAAGATTTTTTTAACTACATAATTAAAGCAGCTTCAAATATGTTTGTAGTAGGTTTTATGATTGCTTTTCCAATAATTGCACTAACATTTTTGCAAGATATTATTTTTGGAATGCTTATGAAAACTATGCCTCAGTTTAATCTTTTAGTTATTGGTTTTCCTATTAAAATAATGGTTGCGTTTATGGTTCTTATAGCAACTTTTAGTGCTACTATGTTGATTTTAAAGATGCAGATGCAAGAAGCTTTTAACTATTTAGAGATGTTTTTTTAG
- a CDS encoding ABC transporter ATP-binding protein has translation MNLLSAKNLSHTFEYELFNDISIDLEEKESIAIIGISGSGKSTLLHILSTLLKPDNGTISLFGENISLMSKKKLAQIKRDSLGLVFQSHYLFKGFSAKENLEVAAMLSLQEIDDEILKRLNIFEVINQKVTELSGGQQQRVSIARVLTKQPRILFVDEPTGNLDKTTASEVMDIFFEYIQTKSAGMVLVTHDEELAYRCKKVYKLENKKLIMLK, from the coding sequence ATGAATTTATTATCAGCAAAAAATCTATCACATACTTTTGAATATGAATTATTTAATGATATCTCTATTGATTTAGAGGAAAAAGAATCAATCGCAATTATAGGAATAAGCGGAAGTGGAAAATCAACACTGCTTCATATTCTCTCAACTCTTTTAAAACCTGACAATGGAACTATTAGTCTTTTTGGCGAAAATATATCTCTTATGAGTAAGAAAAAGTTAGCACAGATAAAGAGAGATTCTTTAGGTTTGGTATTTCAATCTCATTATCTTTTTAAAGGTTTTAGCGCAAAAGAAAATCTTGAAGTAGCTGCAATGCTCTCTTTGCAAGAGATTGATGATGAAATACTAAAGAGATTAAATATTTTTGAAGTTATAAACCAAAAAGTTACAGAACTCTCAGGCGGTCAGCAACAAAGAGTCTCAATAGCTAGGGTTTTAACTAAACAGCCTCGAATTCTTTTTGTAGATGAACCTACAGGAAATTTAGATAAGACTACAGCGAGTGAAGTTATGGATATATTTTTTGAATACATACAAACAAAGAGTGCTGGAATGGTTTTGGTTACTCATGATGAAGAGTTGGCATATAGATGCAAAAAAGTCTATAAATTGGAAAATAAAAAACTTATAATGCTAAAGTAA
- a CDS encoding phospholipase D-like domain-containing protein, whose product MKIFIILLLSISLYAKDALYFFPQDAKKAQNEIEKLINNSNQSIEIAMYNFGHKKIAKLLDEAQKRGVEVKVFYGKKDVNFKNIDAKTVDRKLHTKIAIFDKKTVVFGSPNWTKKSFKNNYEVLYITDDAKLLAKFNEFFKTLK is encoded by the coding sequence ATGAAAATATTCATTATATTACTTTTAAGTATAAGCTTATATGCAAAAGATGCTCTGTATTTTTTTCCTCAAGATGCTAAAAAAGCTCAAAATGAGATAGAAAAACTTATAAATAACTCCAACCAAAGCATAGAAATTGCGATGTATAATTTTGGACATAAAAAGATAGCAAAGCTATTAGACGAAGCTCAAAAAAGAGGTGTAGAGGTAAAAGTTTTTTATGGTAAAAAAGATGTAAATTTCAAAAATATAGATGCAAAAACTGTGGATAGAAAACTTCACACCAAAATAGCAATATTTGACAAAAAAACAGTTGTCTTTGGAAGCCCAAATTGGACAAAGAAGAGTTTTAAAAATAATTATGAAGTTTTGTATATAACGGATGATGCAAAGCTTCTTGCTAAATTTAATGAGTTTTTTAAAACTCTAAAATAG
- the murG gene encoding undecaprenyldiphospho-muramoylpentapeptide beta-N-acetylglucosaminyltransferase — protein MKLCITGGGTGGHLMIAQALVEAAVKNGHEVIFIGSTSGQDKKYFQNRSSFSNVYFLETTGVVNQKGFGKFRALFKVFRAFLKSRKILKKHNIQATYSVGGFSAAPASIASISKNIPLFIHEQNAVEGRLNSLLKPFAKRFICTYNENSIIKGYPVQEVFYKSARIRKTLNSIIFLGGSHGAKSINDLALSLAKELKSRDIKIIHQAGEKDFDRVEKEYKEQGVEVELYGFTKDLASLIQRADLGVSRAGASTLWEATTNGLPVFYIPYPYAAGDHQFYNAKFIVDNNLGWCERESEDLREKLLSILDEPLEQKSKKLVEYSDKNVADKMIKDVQESLK, from the coding sequence TTGAAATTATGTATAACAGGCGGTGGAACTGGTGGGCATCTCATGATAGCACAGGCTTTGGTAGAAGCAGCTGTAAAAAATGGTCATGAAGTTATATTTATAGGTTCGACAAGCGGACAAGATAAAAAATATTTTCAAAATAGAAGTAGCTTTTCAAATGTTTATTTTTTAGAAACGACTGGAGTGGTAAATCAAAAAGGTTTTGGAAAATTTAGGGCGCTTTTTAAAGTATTTCGTGCATTTTTAAAATCAAGAAAAATATTAAAAAAACATAATATTCAAGCTACATACAGCGTTGGAGGTTTCTCTGCGGCTCCTGCATCTATTGCATCTATAAGCAAAAATATTCCTCTTTTTATACATGAGCAAAATGCAGTAGAGGGAAGACTAAACTCACTTTTAAAACCTTTTGCAAAGAGATTTATTTGCACATATAATGAAAACTCTATTATAAAAGGATATCCAGTTCAAGAGGTGTTTTATAAAAGTGCTAGGATTCGTAAAACTCTCAATAGTATAATTTTTTTAGGTGGCTCTCATGGCGCAAAATCTATCAATGATTTGGCACTTAGTTTAGCTAAAGAGCTAAAAAGTAGAGATATAAAAATCATTCATCAAGCTGGTGAAAAAGATTTTGATAGAGTTGAAAAAGAGTATAAAGAACAAGGCGTTGAGGTTGAGTTGTATGGTTTTACAAAAGATTTAGCATCTTTGATACAAAGAGCAGATTTGGGTGTTAGTCGAGCAGGAGCTAGTACTCTTTGGGAAGCTACTACAAATGGTCTTCCTGTTTTTTATATTCCATATCCATATGCAGCGGGTGATCATCAATTTTATAATGCAAAATTTATAGTAGATAATAATCTCGGTTGGTGTGAAAGAGAAAGTGAAGATTTGAGAGAGAAATTACTTAGCATCTTAGATGAGCCATTAGAGCAAAAAAGTAAAAAACTTGTAGAATACTCAGATAAAAATGTAGCAGATAAAATGATAAAAGATGTACAAGAGAGTTTAAAATGA
- the mqnP gene encoding menaquinone biosynthesis prenyltransferase MqnP, whose product MQRYINKIKDFNELVMFEHSIFSLPFIFIAMIVSADGWFGFWLLFMGVLAALSARNFAMGLNRYADRDIDATNPRTESRPNVDGRLDATSIMIFVIVNALVFIAVAYMINDLALYLSLPILFVLGSYSYFKRFSHLAHIVLGISLGLAPIAGVVAVEASIPPWSVVLSLGVIFWVAGFDLLYSLQDIEFDKENNLYSIPSRYGADATLFISSLFHLLSVIFWALFVWIAGLGIFAYLAVILSAVMLGYEHKIVRKDFTQIDRAFFTVNGYLGVAFLLFIILEKAVA is encoded by the coding sequence TTGCAAAGATATATAAATAAAATAAAAGATTTTAACGAACTTGTTATGTTTGAACACTCTATATTTTCACTCCCATTTATTTTTATAGCTATGATTGTTTCAGCGGATGGTTGGTTTGGTTTTTGGCTTTTGTTTATGGGAGTTTTAGCTGCACTAAGTGCAAGAAACTTCGCTATGGGCTTAAATAGATATGCAGACAGAGACATAGATGCAACTAATCCTAGAACAGAATCTCGTCCAAATGTTGATGGAAGATTAGATGCTACAAGTATCATGATTTTTGTCATAGTAAACGCTTTGGTTTTTATAGCTGTTGCTTATATGATAAATGATTTAGCACTCTATTTGAGTTTGCCTATACTTTTTGTTCTTGGTTCGTACTCTTATTTTAAAAGATTTTCACATTTAGCACATATTGTTCTTGGCATCTCACTTGGTTTAGCACCAATAGCTGGTGTTGTGGCGGTTGAAGCTAGCATCCCACCTTGGTCGGTTGTACTTAGTCTTGGTGTTATTTTTTGGGTTGCGGGATTTGATTTACTTTACTCACTTCAAGATATAGAGTTTGATAAAGAGAACAATCTTTACTCCATTCCTTCTCGTTATGGTGCAGATGCTACACTCTTTATTTCATCTTTGTTTCATCTTCTTAGTGTGATTTTTTGGGCTTTGTTTGTTTGGATAGCAGGACTTGGGATATTTGCCTATCTAGCTGTAATACTAAGCGCTGTAATGCTAGGATATGAGCATAAAATAGTTAGAAAAGATTTTACTCAAATAGATCGTGCATTTTTTACAGTCAATGGTTATCTTGGTGTTGCATTTTTACTATTTATCATACTTGAAAAGGCTGTGGCGTGA
- the bcp gene encoding thioredoxin-dependent thiol peroxidase, with the protein MIKIDEKAPEFCLPNQDDIEICLRDLKGKWIVLYFYPKDNTPGCTTEACEFTEAAPDFSDLDAVILGVSADSTKKHRNFIEKKELGITLLSDEDTSMMQEYGVWQLKKNYGKEYMGIVRTTFIINPDGIVKALFEKVRVKEHVAKVQAELERLQSL; encoded by the coding sequence ATGATTAAAATAGACGAAAAAGCACCAGAATTTTGCTTACCAAACCAAGATGATATAGAGATATGTTTAAGAGATTTAAAGGGAAAATGGATAGTTTTATACTTTTATCCAAAAGATAATACTCCAGGGTGTACGACTGAAGCTTGCGAATTTACAGAGGCAGCCCCTGATTTTTCAGACTTAGATGCTGTAATACTTGGAGTTAGTGCTGACTCAACTAAAAAACATAGAAATTTTATAGAAAAAAAAGAGTTAGGTATTACGCTACTAAGTGATGAAGATACTTCTATGATGCAAGAGTATGGTGTTTGGCAACTCAAGAAAAACTACGGTAAAGAGTATATGGGAATTGTTCGTACAACTTTCATAATTAATCCTGATGGAATCGTAAAAGCCCTTTTTGAAAAAGTAAGAGTTAAAGAACACGTTGCTAAAGTTCAAGCTGAGTTAGAGAGATTGCAGAGCCTTTAG
- a CDS encoding DedA family protein → MIRELAQDLVDLIFDWGYVGIFFLMTVESSFIPFPSEIILIPAGYLASQGQMSISMIMLSGLGGSMLGAFINYFLALTLGRKILKKYGKYFFIKESALDKMDDFFQKHGHISTFTGRLIPGIRQLISIPAGIARMNLVVFSTYTALGAGIWALILTMLGYFIGENQELIDTYLKQITISVVLLLVLLGVWYVRYQKNRGVKSE, encoded by the coding sequence ATGATAAGAGAGTTAGCACAAGATTTAGTAGATTTAATCTTTGATTGGGGATATGTTGGAATCTTTTTTCTTATGACAGTTGAGAGTTCATTTATCCCATTTCCAAGTGAAATCATTTTGATACCTGCTGGATACTTGGCATCTCAAGGTCAAATGAGTATAAGTATGATTATGCTAAGTGGTTTAGGTGGTTCAATGTTAGGTGCTTTTATAAACTACTTTCTTGCCCTTACTCTTGGTCGAAAGATATTAAAAAAATATGGAAAATACTTTTTTATAAAAGAGAGTGCCCTAGATAAAATGGATGACTTCTTCCAAAAGCATGGACATATATCTACTTTCACAGGAAGACTTATTCCTGGTATAAGACAGTTAATTTCCATACCTGCTGGAATTGCTCGTATGAACTTAGTCGTTTTTTCAACCTATACAGCACTTGGAGCTGGCATCTGGGCTTTAATCCTTACGATGCTAGGTTATTTTATAGGTGAAAATCAAGAGTTAATAGACACATATTTAAAACAGATTACAATAAGTGTGGTTTTATTGTTGGTTTTACTTGGTGTATGGTATGTAAGATATCAAAAAAATAGAGGAGTTAAAAGTGAGTAA
- a CDS encoding DUF420 domain-containing protein: MQYMFHQGFFATRAPFFMDLVTLIVALLPLLVAGAIYLAKSKRYKAHVFAQIFIFAFSVIVLGYFETGVRMIGGFNFFMKDSGVSHDYAFIVLIFHIVISVITLIIWATTLFMAKKQVKLNRHRKAGLMTFAGVVLTSLTGIWVYFLMFVY, from the coding sequence ATGCAATATATGTTTCATCAAGGTTTTTTTGCAACACGTGCACCATTTTTTATGGACTTGGTAACTTTAATAGTAGCACTTTTACCATTACTTGTTGCAGGAGCTATTTATTTGGCTAAGAGCAAAAGATATAAAGCTCATGTTTTTGCACAGATATTTATATTTGCTTTTTCTGTAATAGTCCTTGGTTACTTTGAAACAGGCGTTAGGATGATTGGCGGTTTTAATTTTTTTATGAAAGATAGTGGAGTTTCACATGATTATGCATTTATAGTGCTTATCTTTCATATAGTTATATCTGTGATAACACTTATAATTTGGGCTACAACTCTTTTTATGGCAAAAAAACAGGTTAAATTAAACAGACACAGAAAAGCTGGGTTGATGACATTTGCAGGAGTTGTTTTAACTTCACTAACTGGCATCTGGGTTTACTTTTTGATGTTTGTGTATTAA
- a CDS encoding outer membrane beta-barrel protein, giving the protein MKKIILSIVVASSCVLATSIEPFVGLDFVNGNIYTKESLSGTATISGKTTTGSATYEETLKDNTFGLKVGAIIENNHRVYFSYYKLEDKVYGETVSYQLPSLNYDYLIINDKLNGFMPYVGAQLGYGKTEFAPVLGESLGSTSSLSYGINFGVIKEIVKNFSLELAYKYTFINQSSSISGTIVNGADSITGTYEQENKAAQVFTFGANYKF; this is encoded by the coding sequence ATGAAAAAAATTATATTAAGTATAGTTGTTGCTTCATCCTGCGTATTGGCAACAAGTATTGAACCATTTGTTGGTTTAGATTTTGTAAATGGAAATATTTACACAAAAGAGAGTTTAAGTGGAACAGCTACTATTAGTGGTAAAACTACTACAGGTAGTGCTACTTATGAAGAAACATTAAAAGACAATACTTTTGGTTTAAAAGTTGGTGCTATTATTGAAAATAATCATAGAGTTTATTTTAGTTACTATAAATTAGAAGATAAAGTTTATGGTGAAACAGTTTCTTATCAATTACCATCATTAAATTATGATTATTTAATTATCAATGATAAATTAAATGGATTTATGCCTTATGTTGGTGCTCAGTTGGGATATGGTAAAACAGAGTTTGCTCCAGTTCTTGGTGAGTCTTTAGGTAGTACATCATCTCTAAGTTATGGTATAAACTTTGGCGTTATAAAAGAAATAGTAAAAAATTTTTCTTTAGAACTAGCATATAAGTACACTTTTATAAATCAAAGTTCTAGTATTTCAGGTACGATAGTTAATGGAGCAGACAGCATTACAGGAACTTATGAGCAAGAAAATAAAGCTGCTCAAGTTTTTACTTTTGGAGCTAACTATAAGTTTTAA
- the tsf gene encoding translation elongation factor Ts yields MAVTAAQVKELRAATDAPMMDCKKALVENDGDMSKATEWLKERGIAKAAKKASERVAAEGLVGLKIADDFSKATVVEINSETDFVAKNEGFQNLVLKTTEEVYSSNPADVDAVMSTEFGSFFKESVAKIGEKIELRRFGSLEAEDDTIAMNAYIHSNNRIAVIIKAKCDSAKTAVGMKDMMKQVAMHASAMKPQTLSYKDFDSEYVDSETKGRIEVIKKENEELSRLKKPLKNVPLYISMSQLTDAVMAQAEADIKAELKAQNKPEKIWDKIVPGQLARFVDDNTTLDKEQALLDQTYVLDDKKTVAEAVRDAAAALGGTAEIVDFIRLEVGEGIEKAVDDFASEVAAQMG; encoded by the coding sequence ATGGCAGTTACAGCAGCACAAGTAAAAGAATTACGCGCAGCTACTGATGCGCCAATGATGGATTGTAAAAAAGCTTTAGTTGAAAATGATGGAGATATGTCAAAAGCAACTGAGTGGTTAAAAGAACGTGGAATCGCAAAAGCTGCTAAAAAAGCTTCTGAGCGTGTTGCAGCTGAAGGTCTTGTTGGTCTTAAAATAGCTGATGACTTCTCAAAAGCTACTGTAGTTGAAATTAACTCTGAGACTGACTTTGTAGCTAAAAACGAAGGTTTCCAAAATTTAGTTCTTAAAACTACTGAAGAAGTTTATTCAAGCAATCCTGCTGATGTAGATGCAGTTATGTCAACTGAGTTTGGTTCTTTCTTTAAAGAATCTGTTGCTAAGATTGGTGAAAAAATTGAATTACGTCGTTTTGGTTCTTTAGAAGCTGAAGATGATACTATTGCAATGAATGCTTACATTCACTCAAACAATCGTATTGCTGTAATTATAAAAGCTAAGTGTGATTCAGCTAAAACTGCTGTTGGTATGAAAGATATGATGAAACAAGTTGCAATGCACGCATCTGCAATGAAACCTCAAACTCTTTCTTACAAAGATTTTGACTCTGAGTATGTTGATAGTGAAACTAAAGGTAGAATTGAAGTTATTAAAAAAGAGAATGAAGAATTATCTCGTCTTAAAAAACCTCTTAAAAACGTACCTTTATATATCTCTATGAGTCAACTTACAGATGCAGTTATGGCACAAGCTGAAGCTGATATTAAAGCAGAATTAAAAGCTCAAAACAAACCTGAAAAAATCTGGGATAAAATTGTTCCTGGTCAATTAGCTCGTTTTGTTGATGACAATACTACTTTAGATAAAGAACAAGCTCTACTAGATCAAACTTATGTACTTGATGATAAAAAAACTGTAGCAGAAGCTGTTAGAGATGCGGCTGCCGCTCTTGGTGGAACTGCTGAAATAGTTGATTTTATACGTCTTGAAGTTGGTGAGGGTATTGAAAAAGCTGTTGATGACTTCGCTTCAGAAGTTGCAGCACAAATGGGATAA
- the rpsB gene encoding 30S ribosomal protein S2, with translation MVTMKDLLECGVHFGHQTRRWNPKMKKYIFGVRKNIYIIDLQKTLRYFRNTYTIVMDAANEGQTVLFVGTKKQARNSVRDAAIACGMPYVDNRWLGGMLTNFPTIQKSIRKLDVITEMQENGQIDLLTKKEALMLSRKKDKLESYFGGIRGMKKLPDMLFVVDAVKEHIAVLEARCLGIPVVAPLDTNCDPDLITYPIPGNDDAIRSIQLFCREMTAAINEGKALRDAPAEDAEEEMSSEAVEATEETKEQTEEA, from the coding sequence ATGGTAACTATGAAAGACCTTTTAGAATGTGGTGTACACTTTGGACACCAAACTCGTCGTTGGAACCCGAAAATGAAAAAATATATTTTTGGTGTTCGTAAAAATATCTATATTATAGATTTACAAAAAACTCTTCGTTATTTCCGTAATACTTATACAATCGTTATGGATGCAGCAAATGAAGGACAAACTGTTTTATTTGTTGGTACAAAAAAACAAGCTCGTAACTCTGTAAGAGATGCAGCTATCGCTTGTGGTATGCCATATGTAGATAACAGATGGTTAGGTGGTATGCTTACTAACTTCCCAACTATTCAAAAATCTATCCGTAAACTTGATGTTATTACTGAGATGCAAGAGAATGGTCAAATTGATCTTTTAACTAAAAAAGAAGCTTTAATGCTTTCAAGAAAAAAAGATAAATTAGAGTCATATTTCGGTGGTATCCGTGGTATGAAAAAACTTCCAGATATGCTTTTCGTTGTAGATGCAGTAAAAGAGCACATCGCTGTTTTAGAAGCTAGATGTTTAGGTATTCCAGTTGTTGCTCCACTAGATACTAACTGTGATCCAGATTTAATCACTTACCCTATTCCTGGTAATGACGATGCTATTCGTTCTATTCAACTTTTTTGTCGTGAAATGACTGCTGCTATCAATGAAGGTAAAGCTCTTAGAGATGCACCTGCTGAAGATGCAGAAGAAGAGATGAGTTCAGAAGCTGTAGAAGCAACTGAAGAAACTAAAGAACAAACAGAGGAAGCATAG
- the miaA gene encoding tRNA (adenosine(37)-N6)-dimethylallyltransferase MiaA: MNKAIKQLAIIGPTASGKSDLAIKIAKKIDAYILSIDSLSIYKEIDIVSAKPSKEELSQVKHFGINVLNPDEYFSVDIFINLYKKVKAICEKEDKNLIIVGGTSFYLKSLLSGLSDLPHIDANTIAKVKTKLQNLQSCYDLLTNLDPLYMQNISQNDSYRIEKALLIYEASKITPTEWFKQNPPQAIIKNLDIYNIDVARDVLRERISKRTHKMCENGLIDEVCYLEQKYTRLPHSMGSIGIVEVLDFLDNKTTKEEMLELICIHTAGLAKRQQTFNRTQFENVTSASLEKLEDLLT, translated from the coding sequence ATGAATAAAGCTATAAAGCAACTCGCAATAATAGGTCCAACTGCATCTGGAAAGAGTGATTTAGCAATAAAAATTGCTAAAAAAATCGACGCTTACATTCTTTCAATAGACTCTCTTAGCATCTACAAGGAGATAGATATAGTCTCTGCAAAACCATCTAAAGAAGAGCTAAGTCAAGTAAAACATTTTGGCATAAATGTTTTAAATCCTGATGAGTATTTTAGTGTTGATATCTTTATAAATCTTTATAAAAAAGTAAAAGCCATATGTGAAAAAGAAGACAAGAACCTCATCATAGTAGGTGGTACTTCTTTTTATCTAAAATCACTTTTAAGTGGATTATCAGATCTTCCACATATAGATGCAAACACTATTGCTAAAGTTAAAACTAAACTGCAAAACCTTCAATCTTGTTACGATTTACTCACAAATCTTGATCCTCTGTATATGCAAAATATTAGCCAAAATGATAGCTACAGAATTGAAAAAGCACTTTTAATATATGAAGCTTCAAAGATAACTCCAACAGAATGGTTTAAACAAAATCCTCCTCAAGCAATCATTAAAAATTTAGATATTTATAACATTGATGTAGCTAGAGATGTCCTTAGAGAAAGAATCTCAAAAAGAACTCACAAGATGTGTGAAAATGGACTTATAGATGAAGTGTGTTATTTGGAGCAAAAATACACAAGACTTCCTCATTCTATGGGCTCCATAGGAATAGTAGAAGTTTTAGACTTTCTTGATAATAAGACTACAAAAGAAGAGATGCTTGAGTTGATTTGCATCCACACAGCTGGACTTGCAAAAAGACAGCAAACTTTTAATCGTACACAATTTGAAAATGTAACATCTGCATCTCTTGAAAAACTTGAGGATTTACTTACATGA